A single genomic interval of Gemmatimonas sp. UBA7669 harbors:
- the mgtE gene encoding magnesium transporter produces MTPRANEDRPLAALIVPDLLELLEEHPESVGPQTEEMHPADLADVAEAMPEAAVRALLAALPRERAAEVLEYLDEDLRTMVLEELPAGEAAEIVAEMDPDERADALEELDEETADEILQELEPKEKAETERLLQYDPYTAGGLMTTEFVSVEETLTVEESLRAVRAMARGGRREAMYTIYTTDANGRLRGVLSLRELLAAPEGSRISEHAWTEVVSVAPDTPQEEVSQVTSNYDLVALPVVDGQRRLLGVVTVDDVIDVIQEEQTEDAQKFGGMEALEEPYMQVGLWQNVRKRGGWLAILALSEFFTASVMTRYEHSLSDAVFLSQFIPLVMSSGGNAGSQATSLIIRAMALGEVHLRDWWRIVLRELPAGLVLGTMLGVIAITRIALWNATGLYDYGEFSWLIAFTVGVTLLAVVTIGSLSGSMLPFLLKRLGFDPASASAPFVATIVDVSAISLYFSVAYMFLGGKLL; encoded by the coding sequence AGGAAATGCATCCGGCCGACCTCGCCGACGTGGCCGAGGCCATGCCGGAGGCTGCGGTGCGCGCGCTATTGGCGGCGTTGCCTCGCGAACGTGCGGCCGAGGTGCTGGAGTACCTCGACGAAGACCTCCGCACGATGGTACTGGAGGAGCTCCCCGCCGGCGAAGCGGCCGAGATCGTGGCCGAGATGGATCCGGACGAGCGCGCGGATGCGCTCGAAGAACTGGACGAGGAAACGGCCGACGAAATTCTCCAGGAGCTCGAGCCCAAGGAGAAGGCCGAAACCGAACGGCTGCTGCAGTACGATCCCTACACGGCCGGTGGTCTGATGACCACCGAGTTCGTGTCGGTGGAAGAGACGCTCACGGTGGAGGAATCACTGCGCGCCGTGCGCGCGATGGCGCGTGGCGGTCGGCGCGAGGCGATGTACACGATCTACACGACCGACGCGAACGGCCGGCTGCGCGGCGTGTTGTCGCTGCGTGAGTTGCTGGCGGCGCCCGAGGGCTCGCGCATCAGCGAACACGCGTGGACCGAGGTGGTGAGCGTCGCGCCCGACACACCGCAGGAAGAAGTGTCGCAGGTGACCTCCAACTACGACCTCGTGGCGCTGCCGGTGGTGGATGGGCAGCGGCGCCTGCTGGGTGTGGTCACCGTCGACGACGTCATCGACGTCATCCAGGAAGAGCAGACCGAAGACGCGCAGAAGTTTGGCGGCATGGAAGCGCTCGAAGAGCCCTATATGCAGGTGGGGCTCTGGCAGAATGTACGCAAGCGTGGCGGCTGGCTGGCCATTCTCGCACTGAGCGAGTTCTTCACGGCCTCCGTCATGACGCGCTATGAGCATTCGCTGAGTGACGCCGTGTTTCTGTCGCAGTTCATTCCGCTGGTCATGAGCTCGGGTGGCAATGCCGGCTCGCAGGCCACCTCGCTCATCATCCGCGCCATGGCGCTGGGCGAGGTGCATCTGCGCGACTGGTGGCGCATCGTGCTGCGTGAACTGCCGGCCGGTCTCGTGCTGGGCACGATGCTTGGCGTCATTGCCATCACACGCATCGCGTTGTGGAACGCCACCGGACTTTACGACTACGGCGAGTTCTCATGGCTCATCGCCTTCACGGTTGGCGTGACGCTGCTGGCCGTCGTGACCATCGGCTCGCTGAGCGGATCCATGCTGCCCTTCCTGCTCAAGCGTCTGGGGTTTGACCCGGCCAGCGCCTCGGCGCCGTTTGTGGCCACCATTGTCGATGTGTCGGCCATCAGTCTCTACTTCAGCGTGGCCTACATGTTCCTGGGTGGCAAGCTGTTGTGA
- a CDS encoding SURF1 family protein has protein sequence MSGRRSVWMFGLLSAVAIAVCVRLGFWQLRRLEERRAQNAIVEGRGAAPPLTLAELQGQDTSVTHWRRVRVEGVADYANEMVHATRSQNGSPGVHLLTPIRPIDGSWGDTAIVLIRGYLYAPDGRTVDLDKARESDTLRLEALVTSFPPPRPGMARMVSGGRAMRLMDRDTLALLMQQPLGPMVLLALGDTIMTDIVRPTRVPPPAITDGPHLSYALQWFGFATVFAVGFVVFARGRKRRGAGPKAQAPATPMSSHTP, from the coding sequence GTGAGCGGTCGGCGTTCGGTGTGGATGTTTGGGCTGCTCTCGGCTGTGGCCATCGCCGTCTGCGTTCGCCTGGGGTTCTGGCAACTGCGTCGCCTTGAGGAGCGGCGCGCCCAGAACGCCATCGTGGAAGGGCGCGGTGCGGCGCCACCGCTGACGCTGGCCGAACTGCAGGGGCAGGACACGTCCGTCACGCATTGGCGACGCGTGCGGGTAGAGGGCGTCGCGGACTATGCCAACGAGATGGTGCATGCGACGCGCTCGCAGAACGGCAGCCCGGGTGTGCACTTGCTCACGCCCATCCGCCCCATCGACGGTTCGTGGGGCGACACGGCCATTGTGCTGATTCGCGGCTATCTGTACGCGCCGGATGGTCGCACGGTCGACCTGGACAAGGCCCGCGAGTCGGATACGCTGCGACTCGAGGCTCTGGTCACCTCGTTCCCCCCACCGCGCCCGGGTATGGCGCGCATGGTGTCGGGTGGTCGCGCCATGCGCCTGATGGACCGCGATACGCTCGCGCTGCTGATGCAGCAGCCGCTTGGGCCCATGGTACTGCTCGCGCTTGGCGACACCATCATGACGGACATCGTGCGGCCCACACGGGTGCCGCCACCGGCCATTACCGATGGACCGCACCTGTCATACGCGCTGCAGTGGTTCGGCTTTGCGACGGTGTTCGCGGTGGGCTTTGTGGTCTTCGCCCGCGGACGGAAGCGGCGGGGCGCTGGCCCCAAGGCGCAGGCCCCCGCCACTCCGATGTCTTCTCACACGCCGTAG
- a CDS encoding DMT family transporter → MSDASAARWRGTLAVMASACAFGSISPLTVLATAEGMALESVQSWRYLTSAVLLLAMGALRRTGSSTGSSTASSSDPSSVLMTPWYHPRILLPTGGGQALVATLALAALRWLPASTASFLFYTYPAWVALLSAARGLEPLDRLRVAALGLALGGVAAMVGAPSTASLDPVGLAVILAAAVVYALYIPYLNHIQQGRDAYDVARAIGVGGALCFVAWSASTGSLWQIPSGLAFGASVLQGVLGAVAFLGFLSGLRLLGPVRTAITSTVEPFWTTLLGIVVLQQPLGAGTIVGGVLIMAAVLLLQRRPRGEATR, encoded by the coding sequence GTGAGTGACGCCTCGGCGGCCCGCTGGCGTGGCACGCTGGCGGTGATGGCGTCGGCCTGTGCCTTCGGTTCCATTTCCCCCCTCACGGTGCTGGCCACCGCTGAGGGCATGGCACTCGAAAGCGTGCAGTCGTGGCGCTATCTCACCAGCGCCGTGTTGCTGCTGGCCATGGGCGCCTTGCGTCGCACCGGGTCGTCCACGGGTTCGTCTACGGCTTCGTCGTCCGATCCGTCCTCCGTGCTGATGACGCCATGGTACCATCCGCGCATTCTGCTACCCACGGGCGGCGGTCAGGCGCTGGTGGCCACGCTGGCGTTGGCGGCGCTGCGCTGGTTGCCGGCATCCACGGCCAGCTTTCTTTTCTACACGTATCCCGCGTGGGTCGCGCTGCTGAGCGCGGCGCGCGGACTCGAACCGCTCGACCGTTTGCGTGTGGCTGCGCTCGGCCTGGCGCTGGGTGGCGTGGCGGCCATGGTGGGCGCGCCAAGCACGGCCAGTCTCGATCCGGTGGGGCTGGCCGTCATTCTCGCCGCGGCGGTGGTCTACGCGCTGTACATCCCGTATCTCAACCACATACAGCAGGGGCGCGACGCATATGACGTCGCACGCGCCATTGGTGTGGGCGGCGCGCTGTGCTTCGTGGCCTGGTCCGCAAGTACGGGCAGCCTGTGGCAGATCCCGAGCGGTCTCGCGTTTGGGGCGAGTGTGCTGCAGGGTGTGCTTGGTGCCGTCGCGTTTCTCGGCTTCCTCAGTGGCCTCCGACTGCTTGGCCCGGTGCGTACGGCCATCACGTCGACCGTGGAACCGTTCTGGACCACGCTGCTCGGTATTGTGGTTCTGCAGCAGCCCCTTGGCGCCGGCACGATTGTCGGCGGGGTGCTCATCATGGCGGCCGTGCTGCTGTTGCAGCGCCGCCCGCGTGGCGAGGCCACGCGCTGA
- a CDS encoding NAD-dependent epimerase: protein MAKLLVTGAAGFIGYHTSERLLARGDEVVGFDNVNDYYDPTLKEARLARLATRDGFRMVRGELADREAVERLFREERFDRVIHLAAQAGVRYSLTNPHAYIDSNLVGFLHILEGCRHHGVQHLTYASSSSVYGANTAMPFSVRQNVDHPLSLYAATKKANELMAHTYSHLYALPTTGLRFFTVYGPWGRPDMALFLFTKAILEGRPIDVFNHGRMQRDFTYIDDIVEGVIRTSDHIAPPNPQWDSMRPDPGSSRAPWRVYNIGNNNPVELMHLIGTLEQALGRTAEKRMLPMQAGDVPATFADVQALVDDVGFAPATPIETGVANFVAWYRDYYGV from the coding sequence ATGGCCAAGCTACTGGTTACCGGCGCCGCCGGCTTCATCGGCTATCACACCTCCGAGCGACTGCTGGCGCGCGGCGACGAAGTGGTGGGCTTCGACAATGTGAATGACTACTACGATCCGACGCTCAAGGAGGCACGTCTGGCGCGTCTCGCCACGCGCGACGGCTTCCGCATGGTGCGCGGTGAACTGGCCGACCGTGAGGCGGTGGAGCGGCTATTCCGCGAGGAACGCTTCGATCGTGTCATTCATCTCGCCGCGCAGGCGGGCGTACGCTATTCGCTGACCAACCCGCACGCCTACATCGACAGCAACCTCGTGGGCTTCCTGCACATTCTCGAGGGCTGCCGGCACCACGGGGTACAGCATCTGACGTATGCGTCGTCATCGAGTGTGTATGGCGCCAACACCGCCATGCCGTTCTCGGTGCGGCAGAATGTCGATCACCCGCTGTCACTGTACGCGGCCACCAAGAAGGCCAACGAGCTGATGGCGCACACGTACAGCCATCTGTACGCGCTGCCTACCACCGGCCTGCGCTTTTTCACGGTGTATGGTCCCTGGGGACGGCCGGACATGGCCCTGTTCCTGTTCACCAAGGCCATTCTCGAAGGGCGACCCATTGATGTGTTCAATCACGGCCGCATGCAGCGCGATTTCACCTACATCGACGACATCGTCGAAGGCGTGATTCGCACCAGTGATCACATCGCGCCGCCCAACCCGCAGTGGGACTCCATGCGTCCCGACCCGGGCAGCAGCCGCGCGCCCTGGCGCGTGTACAACATCGGCAACAACAACCCGGTGGAGCTCATGCATCTCATCGGGACGCTCGAGCAGGCATTGGGCCGCACGGCGGAGAAGCGCATGCTGCCCATGCAGGCGGGCGATGTGCCGGCCACGTTCGCCGATGTACAGGCGCTGGTGGACGACGTGGGCTTTGCGCCCGCCACGCCCATCGAAACGGGTGTGGCCAACTTCGTGGCCTGGTACCGCGACTACTACGGCGTGTGA